In Thermodesulfobacteriota bacterium, a single genomic region encodes these proteins:
- a CDS encoding NAD(P)/FAD-dependent oxidoreductase translates to MADYDVIIIGGGINGLTCAGYLARAGLKTLVLEARGECGAHCDTTEPGVPGFYHNLHATWLISAMSPAMGDLELSKFGLEHRTTDYVYAKTFQDGKNVLIGINPMDTKKSWSKHSQKDGDIIMKLGMLAMKKFPLFMDSIHNFLYRAPSEEMKKNIGELYDMMFRELGKDLTFDQVWNMNGFETTAALFESDQVKTMLESLAWIGALPPIHPTVGSIGVSVEGLLLGPIFPVHQAKGGSHSLTHSLIKAATAYGAKVLTCCPVKKILVENGAACGVVLADEAIWSNQTITAKKIVSNLTCVPTFKYLVGEDHLGGMAATIDRFDYNEQNLFGVYYALNGAPQFESANFDDGIQRCFMGYFGGKTSEELRRFNQDLVDGVIHEKICANWFVPTLTDPTQAPDGCHTSFVWLDAPPRPKKWRKGPLNGIESWNDIKDELADDITDVYERYAPGFKKLIKDRIIYTPLDMQHNNPSALLGNWVGGSVIPGQFYTNRPVPGVLRGGGSRTFVNNLYLSNSIHPFGATWLASGYIAACEVAEDLGAREQGWWKSKACRWLFDNMSDIPKNLGVK, encoded by the coding sequence ATGGCAGACTATGATGTCATCATCATCGGCGGCGGTATCAACGGGCTGACCTGCGCGGGTTACCTGGCCCGGGCCGGCCTGAAAACCCTGGTGCTGGAAGCCCGGGGGGAATGCGGCGCCCACTGCGACACCACCGAACCCGGCGTTCCCGGATTTTACCACAACCTGCACGCCACCTGGCTGATCTCGGCCATGAGCCCGGCCATGGGCGACCTGGAATTGTCGAAGTTCGGGCTGGAACACCGCACCACCGACTACGTCTACGCCAAGACCTTCCAGGACGGCAAGAACGTCCTGATCGGCATCAACCCCATGGACACCAAGAAGAGCTGGTCCAAACATTCCCAGAAGGACGGGGACATCATCATGAAGCTGGGTATGCTGGCCATGAAAAAATTCCCCCTGTTCATGGACTCCATCCACAACTTTCTCTACCGGGCCCCCTCCGAAGAGATGAAGAAGAACATCGGTGAGCTGTACGACATGATGTTCCGGGAACTGGGCAAGGACCTGACCTTCGACCAGGTCTGGAACATGAACGGCTTTGAAACGACCGCCGCCCTGTTTGAATCCGACCAGGTCAAGACCATGCTGGAATCCCTGGCCTGGATCGGGGCCCTGCCGCCGATCCACCCGACCGTGGGATCCATCGGCGTCTCGGTGGAAGGGCTCCTGCTCGGCCCGATCTTTCCCGTTCACCAGGCCAAGGGCGGCTCCCACTCCCTGACCCACTCCCTGATCAAGGCGGCCACGGCCTACGGCGCCAAGGTCCTGACCTGCTGCCCGGTCAAGAAAATCCTGGTGGAAAACGGCGCCGCCTGCGGCGTGGTCCTGGCCGACGAAGCCATCTGGTCCAACCAGACCATCACCGCCAAAAAAATCGTCAGCAACCTGACCTGCGTCCCCACCTTCAAATACCTCGTCGGTGAGGACCACCTGGGCGGCATGGCCGCCACCATCGACCGCTTCGACTACAACGAACAGAACCTGTTCGGGGTATACTACGCCTTAAACGGCGCGCCCCAGTTCGAGTCGGCCAATTTCGACGACGGCATTCAGCGCTGCTTCATGGGGTATTTCGGCGGCAAGACCTCGGAAGAACTCCGGCGGTTCAACCAGGACCTGGTCGACGGCGTCATCCACGAGAAAATCTGCGCCAACTGGTTTGTCCCCACCCTGACCGACCCCACCCAGGCCCCCGACGGCTGCCACACCTCCTTTGTCTGGCTGGACGCGCCGCCGCGGCCGAAAAAATGGCGAAAGGGCCCCTTGAACGGCATCGAATCCTGGAATGACATCAAAGACGAGCTGGCCGACGACATCACCGACGTTTACGAGCGGTACGCGCCGGGCTTCAAGAAACTGATCAAGGACCGCATCATCTACACCCCCCTGGATATGCAGCACAACAACCCTTCCGCCCTGCTGGGCAACTGGGTCGGCGGCAGCGTCATTCCCGGCCAGTTCTACACCAACCGGCCGGTGCCGGGCGTGCTCAGGGGGGGCGGGTCCCGGACCTTCGTCAACAACCTCTACCTGTCCAACTCCATTCACCCCTTCGGCGCCACCTGGCTGGCCTCGGGATATATCGCCGCCTGCGAGGTGGCCGAGGACCTGGGCGCCCGGGAGCAGGGCTGGTGGAAGAGCAAGGCCTGCCGCTGGCTGTTCGACAATATGAGCGATATACCCAAGAACCTGGGGGTAAAGTAA
- a CDS encoding TetR/AcrR family transcriptional regulator yields MMTKATEPTKSLLPRKDRIYNAARDLFFKYGYRGTSMDMIARKAGYSKKSIYLDYRNKDDLFLNLVAEGTAILLDKLLQIPHERLEVEDAIVAFFKVYYDFSSQYSEYFKMAFSEATPEVVANSPPALQRKLADLSRACMEEAVKVARRAIEAGIVIPIDPWEAAGVFLGAATGNIMLANGAGQTLFAADKLDNISAKSVKIILRGIRVRPGDGADLCP; encoded by the coding sequence ATGATGACGAAAGCCACGGAACCGACCAAAAGTCTGCTGCCGCGCAAGGACAGGATCTACAACGCCGCCCGGGACCTGTTTTTCAAGTACGGGTACCGGGGGACCTCCATGGACATGATCGCCCGCAAGGCCGGGTACAGTAAAAAGTCGATTTATCTGGATTACCGCAACAAAGACGACCTGTTTCTCAACCTGGTGGCCGAAGGCACCGCCATCCTGCTGGACAAGCTTCTTCAGATCCCCCATGAACGGCTGGAGGTCGAAGATGCCATCGTGGCCTTTTTCAAGGTCTACTACGACTTCTCGTCCCAGTATTCGGAATATTTCAAAATGGCGTTTTCCGAAGCGACGCCGGAAGTTGTCGCCAATTCGCCGCCGGCCCTGCAGCGGAAACTGGCGGACCTGTCCCGGGCCTGCATGGAGGAAGCCGTCAAGGTCGCCCGGCGGGCCATCGAGGCCGGTATCGTCATCCCCATCGACCCCTGGGAGGCAGCCGGCGTTTTTCTGGGCGCCGCCACCGGTAACATCATGCTGGCCAACGGCGCCGGCCAGACCCTTTTCGCCGCGGACAAACTGGACAACATCAGCGCCAAATCCGTAAAAATTATCCTCAGGGGCATTCGCGTGCGGCCAGGAGACGGCGCTGATCTCTGCCCATAG
- a CDS encoding penicillin acylase family protein yields the protein MKPCPPKKTIVILYLAILLAGLLAGCTSVLDVLFDDSLLPEEGTLKVKGLSGKVTVRRNDLGIPVITADNMDDLVFAQGFVSAGDRLTQMAGFRLAAQGRLSEMAGEAMFETDLFLRSLDINRAARIIYDAASDDLRHLLQVYSDGVNAYLDLYHDRLPRALTMGGYRPEKWQPVDCASVFVLITLGLAQNLHEEIDILNMARIVGPEKTAWLTPIYPDEPIPLAEFKKLESVDFSASAAELQKLFAVSDRLKKAGLSPLAASNNWVVSGQRTESGKSLLANDTHLPLSMPSIWYIMQLSCPQMQGAGVCLAGTPGIVAGYNGHVAWGMTMVMADNQDIFIEKLKKENDGLYYLYKDQWQKTTTRTETFNINGADPVTRTIHETRHGALVNGILTDRPRNDLVTQPVTDLPFGIAVAWAAFEADRSMDAFFSMMKATTAEEAMDYARQIRAIPLNMVIADENNIAWQVTGRYPVRKEGRGLCPSPGWTGTYDWQGYIDPADHPSVFNPGSGFVGTANHRIIPADSPQVLSSSWYYPDRAARIHQMIEEAGKYTFDTAKKMHRDVQSPFTSFIREILLMDQTIQSALSGWSQEKRDRAGKAQQVLEKFDGELTVDSPGAAVCGAFLHCLAKNLFADELGGTDTVAWRSLLDTFLVDYSALQDHFFPRARRSPFWDNVNTPEKETRAAILAETLYDTVDLLETNCGTDPAEWRWGDLHTYNWKTEGTKMADHMKWLDRTALKLLAPYFDRGPYPAPGDHNTLNVAGYHPGNDFDVWLIPAMRVIVDFGQEEPLYAVNSSGQSDNPASPHYDDGIAAWRQGEYMHLPFDKSAVEKACPKKLELVPE from the coding sequence ATGAAACCCTGCCCGCCCAAAAAAACAATCGTCATCCTGTACCTGGCCATCCTGCTGGCCGGGCTTCTGGCCGGCTGCACCTCCGTCCTGGACGTCCTGTTCGACGACTCCCTGCTCCCGGAGGAGGGGACGCTGAAGGTGAAAGGGCTTTCGGGAAAAGTCACCGTCAGACGGAACGACCTGGGCATCCCGGTGATCACCGCCGACAATATGGACGACCTGGTCTTTGCCCAGGGTTTTGTCAGCGCCGGCGACCGGTTGACCCAGATGGCCGGCTTCCGGCTGGCGGCCCAGGGCCGGCTCTCTGAAATGGCCGGAGAGGCCATGTTCGAGACCGATCTGTTCCTCCGCTCCCTGGACATTAACCGGGCCGCCCGGATCATTTACGACGCCGCCTCCGATGACCTGCGCCACCTTCTCCAGGTTTACAGCGACGGCGTCAACGCTTACCTGGACCTGTACCATGACCGCCTGCCCAGAGCCCTGACCATGGGCGGGTACCGGCCGGAAAAATGGCAGCCCGTGGACTGTGCCTCGGTTTTTGTGCTGATCACCCTGGGGCTGGCCCAGAACCTTCACGAGGAAATCGACATTCTCAACATGGCCCGGATCGTCGGGCCGGAAAAAACCGCCTGGCTGACCCCCATCTACCCGGACGAACCCATCCCCCTGGCGGAGTTTAAAAAACTCGAGTCGGTGGACTTTTCCGCATCAGCGGCCGAACTTCAAAAACTGTTCGCCGTTTCCGACCGGTTAAAAAAGGCGGGGCTTTCTCCCCTGGCGGCTTCCAACAACTGGGTCGTTTCCGGGCAGCGGACGGAATCGGGGAAATCCCTTTTGGCCAACGATACTCACCTGCCCCTGTCCATGCCGTCGATCTGGTACATCATGCAGTTGAGCTGCCCGCAGATGCAGGGCGCCGGCGTATGCCTGGCCGGGACCCCGGGCATCGTCGCCGGCTATAACGGTCATGTGGCCTGGGGTATGACCATGGTCATGGCCGACAACCAGGATATTTTCATCGAAAAACTGAAGAAGGAGAATGACGGGCTGTACTATCTCTACAAGGATCAATGGCAGAAAACCACTACCCGGACGGAGACCTTCAACATCAACGGCGCCGACCCGGTGACCCGAACCATTCACGAAACACGGCACGGCGCACTGGTGAACGGTATCCTGACCGACCGCCCCCGGAACGATCTGGTCACCCAGCCGGTCACGGATCTGCCCTTCGGCATCGCCGTTGCCTGGGCCGCTTTCGAGGCGGACCGGAGCATGGACGCCTTTTTCAGCATGATGAAAGCGACAACCGCCGAGGAAGCCATGGACTACGCCAGGCAGATCCGGGCGATTCCGTTAAACATGGTCATCGCCGACGAAAACAACATCGCCTGGCAGGTGACCGGCCGCTATCCGGTCAGAAAGGAAGGCCGCGGTCTCTGCCCCTCGCCGGGCTGGACCGGAACATACGACTGGCAGGGGTATATCGACCCGGCCGATCATCCCAGCGTCTTTAACCCGGGCAGCGGCTTTGTCGGGACCGCCAATCACCGGATCATACCGGCCGACTCTCCGCAGGTGCTGTCTTCGTCCTGGTATTATCCGGACCGGGCCGCCCGCATCCACCAGATGATTGAAGAGGCCGGGAAATACACATTTGATACGGCCAAAAAAATGCACCGGGACGTGCAGTCGCCGTTCACTTCTTTTATCCGGGAAATCCTGCTGATGGACCAGACCATCCAGAGCGCCCTCAGCGGCTGGAGCCAGGAGAAACGGGACCGGGCCGGCAAGGCCCAGCAGGTCCTGGAAAAATTCGACGGGGAACTGACCGTTGATTCCCCGGGCGCGGCCGTGTGCGGCGCCTTTCTGCACTGCCTGGCGAAAAACCTGTTCGCCGACGAACTGGGCGGTACCGACACCGTGGCCTGGCGGTCGCTGCTGGACACCTTTCTGGTGGATTATTCGGCCCTGCAGGATCACTTCTTCCCGCGCGCCCGCCGGAGCCCCTTCTGGGATAACGTCAACACCCCGGAAAAAGAGACCCGGGCCGCGATTCTGGCTGAAACCCTTTATGACACCGTCGACCTGCTGGAAACCAACTGCGGCACGGACCCGGCCGAATGGCGCTGGGGCGACCTGCACACCTACAACTGGAAAACCGAGGGGACCAAAATGGCCGACCACATGAAATGGCTGGACCGGACGGCGTTAAAACTGCTGGCGCCCTATTTTGACCGCGGCCCCTATCCGGCCCCCGGGGATCACAACACCCTCAACGTGGCCGGCTATCACCCCGGCAATGATTTCGATGTCTGGCTCATCCCGGCCATGCGCGTCATCGTCGACTTCGGCCAGGAGGAGCCGCTATACGCCGTCAACAGCTCCGGCCAGTCCGACAATCCGGCCAGCCCCCACTACGACGACGGCATTGCCGCCTGGCGCCAGGGCGAATACATGCACCTGCCGTTTGACAAATCGGCCGTGGAGAAGGCCTGCCCGAAAAAACTGGAGTTGGTGCCGGAATAA